Proteins co-encoded in one Ooceraea biroi isolate clonal line C1 chromosome 9, Obir_v5.4, whole genome shotgun sequence genomic window:
- the LOC105279043 gene encoding uncharacterized protein LOC105279043 isoform X1 — protein sequence MSNMYETASVDMDMANDTDAVNMPVVDRMDVEYKIYVNNLPPELNENAIGEVFGQYGRVTGLFHPPNATWAYITYGSFREAECSIRELNNKKPLYLRVTLAKERSSSREQPCKSQPLPQPRAQKSVTLEDIMSAMQDVAEAANVNIKPNPMLKLNHTLSAIQKDRASKLEDARAPHLEGYNISENEEPFVNTSRLWSRGLMTNVLDKKRRVSFGRGYTGYEVPENDPRIEEYIKKVHDQRYAGLYEHLDDKLGSKIKRCLVCSVKTMKHCEKCDTHYCSRACQVKDWPRHQLECERVPALVEEAVDLSSLAIKDEGKKREDQTKEPSANSAQLRRPRTAPMHTESSTNSTNVSASKNSASVNDYTDNAANQRGLPSARYESDAKDAQVKRATDQPAMNTKDISPNPNRSQAFDQINTNTDQSRRNAKSWTPTSANSAYQANRNHVGDVNKSSSPNERFNSGSNMKDRQTYADKRPPYERHEPQNARKPAAHSDRDSNRRSNNVCSNGEVPSDDLAFQKDTYLSKAKFAEVEIVVPLGNGEYWVCRTEDTDARITLMTTLQDVAEQSRNVQPIVGNIYGVLYETIWHRAMVTALNPVRIHFIDFGNEEPLEKGAAIRDIQELSKPARFARKIRLTQSASDRCRKLEYGDKISVRMMSMNPDKTITVEVQGESQAECATKSAPSLSTNVQQKEGGPGAAGQDSAAQPVNVLRVLDNLLSERVLPELEFVGLLQICGPVQSNVYCATLCPYMFTDKLEMILQDLQVECVAMESEFADYKPQLDDCVCGKTKEGWYRGYVPAGSMTPTDLRIISIDEARVVPVEKIMPCPAKFLDICSFGVTCEVTQSTRQLEVGKTYQFTTIIKEHNRAEESLKIDITEVKEDSKDSKGDELVTAVVKPWKPTEAKAQAKSQIPALSELKNGSKICLTNYRNHYFMFGRSLDKEDNEYFHRIMQRVAQAARTAPYLSDSQNIEKSQMVIAPFDDGNCYRAMVTAVQDDKAKIIYVDFGNISEIGVKELQVLPDNLRMERSCAAKIYLKNVPRDVPITKDVDAYLRHLLAEEVSLTCTHDGAPLKDGINLTMPSGESVNDKINQLLQPNWKQEDYDDKTCYMLGDMQIANLGNVGDTVDALVLLIQEDERKYLMLAPIDIDLVTHITEVMPPQMKEFCESTEYYIPRACELCLALYEGAWYRAACLVPEVKKGLAQIFFIDYGNTDPVEHKNIRMMPKDFVEPAAMANMCTIVNLAPTNPDGNYSPAVQQALAELTPMESTVRIKIVDFPESGDYKVELPDIRAALIKQGLVSS from the exons ATGAGCAATATGTATGAAACGGCAAGTGTGGATATGGACATGGCAAATGATACAGATGCGGTAAACATGCCGGTTGTTGATAG AATGGATGTggaatataagatatatgtgAATAACTTGCCACCTGAGTTGAATGAG AATGCTATTGGAGAGGTTTTTGGTCAGTACGGTAGAGTCACCGGACTGTTTCATCCCCCCAACGCTACGTGGGCCTACATCACGTACGGCTCGTTTCGTGAGGCTGAATGCTCTATACGAGAGCTTAATAATAAGAAACCATTATACCTGAGAGTTACACTTGCGAAGGAGAGGTCTTCCAGCAGGGAACAACCGTGCAAAAGTCAACCTCTGCCTCAACCTCGTGCACAAAAGTCCGTAACTTTGGAAGATATAATGAGTGCGATGCAAGATGTTGCTGAGGCAGCGAATGTCAATATAAAACC CAATCCTATGTTGAAATTAAATCACACATTGAGTGCAATACAGAAGGATCGTGCATCTAAACTCGAAGATGCAAGAGCTCCTCACCTAGAAGGATACAATATATCTGAAAATGAGGAACCTTTCGTGAATACAAGTAGATTGTGGTCAAG agGTCTGATGACCAACGTGTTGGATAAAAAGAGACGCGTGTCGTTCGGACGCGGTTACACGGGATACGAAGTTCCGGAGAACGATCCGCGGATCGAGgagtacataaaaaaagtacatGATCAACGATATGCT gGACTGTACGAGCATCTGGATGACAAGCTTGGTAGCAAAATAAAGAGGTGTCTCGTCTGCTCGGTTAAGACGATGAAACACTGCGAGAAGTGTGACACGCATTACTGCAGCAGAGCGTGCCAAGTGAAGGACTGGCCGCGACATCAGCTCGAGTGCGAGCGCGTACC agCGTTAGTGGAAGAAGCGGTCGATTTGTCGTCGCTGGCGATCAAAGACGAGGGGAAGAAACGTGAGGATCAAACGAAAGAGCCGTCGGCCAACAGCGCCCAGTTACGGCGGCCCCGTACGGCGCCGATGCACACGGAGAGCAGTACGAACAGCACGAACGTGAGCGCGAGCAAGAATAGCGCGAGTGTGAACGATTACACCGATAACGCCGCCAATCAACGTGGACTTCCGTCCGCTCGATACGAGAGTGACGCTAAGGACGCTCAAGTTAAAAGAGCGACGGACCAGCCAGCGATGAATACCAAAGACATTTCCCCAAATCCAAATCGGTCACAGGCGTTCGATCAGATCAATACCAATACCGATCAGTCGAGAAGAAACGCTAAGTCTTGGACACCCACTAGCGCCAATAGCGCCTACCAAGCTAACCGTAATCACGTGGGCGATGTAAATAAAAGTAGCAGTCCTAACGAGAGATTCAACAGCGGCAGCAACATGAAGGACAGACAGACCTACGCCGACAAGAGACCGCCTTACGAGAGGCACGAGCCCCAGAACGCCAGGAAACCCGCGGCGCACAGTGACAGGGACAGCAACAGGCGAAGCAACAATGTTTGCAGCAACGGTGAGGTTCCGAGCGACGACCTGGCCTTCCAGAAGGACACGTACCTGTCGAAAGCGAAGTTCGCGGAGGTGGAGATCGTGGTGCCGTTGGGCAACGGCGAGTACTGGGTCTGCAGGACCGAGGACACGGACGCGCGCATAACTCTCATGACGACGCTGCAGGACGTCGCGGAGCAGTCGCGCAACGTGCAGCCGATCGTCGGCAACATCTACGGCGTGCTGTACGAGACGATCTGGCACCGGGCGATGGTGACGGCGCTGAACCCCGTGCGCATCCACTTCATCGACTTCGGCAACGAGGAGCCGCTGGAGAAGGGCGCGGCGATCAGGGACATCCAGGAGCTGTCGAAACCCGCGAGGTTCGCCAGGAAGATCCGCCTGACGCAGTCGGCAAGCGACAGATGCAGGAAGTTGGAGTACGGCGATAAGATCTCCGTGAGGATGATGTCCATGAACCCCGACAAGACTATCACGGTGGAGGTGCAGGGAGAGTCGCAGGCGGAGTGCGCGACGAAGAGCGCTCCGTCGTTGAGCACCAACGTGCAGCAAAAGGAAGGCGGCCCGGGTGCCGCTGGGCAAGACTCGGCGGCTCAACCCGTCAACGTTTTGAGGGTTCTCGATAACCTGCTGAGCGAGAGGGTGCTTCCCGAGCTGGAATTCGTCGGCCTGCTGCAGATTTGCGGACCCGTGCAGAGCAACGTCTACTGCGCCACTCTGTGCCCATACATGTTCACGGACAAGCTCGAGATGATCTTGCAAGACCTGCAGGTGGAGTGCGTGGCGATGGAGAGCGAGTTCGCGGACTACAA ACCGCAACTAGACGATTGCGTTTGCGGCAAGACGAAGGAGGGCTGGTACAGAGGATACGTTCCGGCAGGTTCTATGACGCCAACCGACTTGCGCATCATATCGATAGACGAGGCGAGAGTTGTGCCAGTGGAGAAGATTATGCCGTGTCCCGCCAAGTTCCTGGATATCTGCTCCTTCGGCGTAACGTGCGAAGTGACCCAATCTACCAGACAATTAGAA GTGGGAAAGACATATCAGTTCACGACGATCATAAAAGAACACAATCGGGCGGAAGAGAGTCTCAAAATAGATATAACGGAGGTAAAGGAGGATTCCAAGGATTCGAAAGGTGACGAGCTAGTAACAGCCGTGGTAAAGCCCTGGAAACCCACGGAGGCGAAAGCCCAGGCGAAGTCGCAAATTCCCGCGTTGTCCGAATTGAAGAATGGATCCAAg ATATGCCTCACGAATTATCGGAACCACTACTTCATGTTCGGCCGCTCGCTGGACAAGGAGGACAACGAGTACTTCCACAGAATTATGCAACGCGTCGCGCAAGCCGCGCGTACAG CGCCGTACCTGTCGGACTCGCAGAATATCGAGAAGTCGCAGATGGTGATCGCGCCGTTCGACGACGGGAATTGTTACCGCGCGATGGTGACGGCCGTGCAGGACGACAAGGCGAAAATAATATACGTCGACTTTGGAAACATAAGCGAGATCGGCGTGAAGGAACTCCAGGTCCTGCCGGACAATTTGAGGATG GAGCGAAGTTGCGCAGCGAAGATTTATTTGAAGAACGTTCCCCGTGACGTGCCGATAACGAAAGACGTGGACGCCTACCTTCGCCACTTGCTGGCCGAGGAGGTATCGTTGACGTGTACGCACGACGGTGCACCGCTGAAGGACGGAATCAATTTAACGATGCCTTCCGGGGAAAGCGTCAATGATAAGATCAATCAGTTACTGCAGCCGAATTGGAAACAAGAAGATTATGATG ACAAGACATGTTACATGCTGGGCGACATGCAAATCGCGAATTTAGGGAACGTAGGCGACACGGTGGACGCGCTGGTGCTGCTCATACAGGAGGACGAGAGGAAATACTTGATGCTAGCGCCGATCGACATCGATCTGGTGACCCACATCACCGAGGTGATGCCTCCGCAG ATGAAAGAGTTTTGCGAGAGCACCGAGTACTACATCCCCCGAGCGTGCGAATTGTGCCTGGCTCTGTACGAGGGGGCGTGGTACCGCGCGGCCTGCCTCGTTCCGGAGGTAAAGAAAGGCCTGGCGCAGATCTTCTTCATTGATTACGGAAACACGGACCCGGTGGAGCATAAGAACATCAGAATGATGCCCAAGGACTTCGTCGAGCCCGCGGCGATGGCGAACATGTGCACCATCGTCA ATCTAGCGCCCACGAACCCCGACGGGAACTATTCGCCCGCGGTGCAGCAGGCGTTGGCGGAACTCACGCCGATGGAGTCAACGGTGAGGATCAAGATCGTCGACTTCCCGGAGAGCGGTGACTATAAAGTCGAGCTGCCCGACATTCGCGCCGCGCTGATTAAGCAGGGCCTCGTGTCGTCATAA
- the LOC105279043 gene encoding uncharacterized protein LOC105279043 isoform X2, with amino-acid sequence MSNMYETASVDMDMANDTDAVNMPVVDRMDVEYKIYVNNLPPELNENAIGEVFGQYGRVTGLFHPPNATWAYITYGSFREAECSIRELNNKKPLYLRVTLAKERSSSREQPCKSQPLPQPRAQKSVTLEDIMSAMQDVAEAANVNIKPNPMLKLNHTLSAIQKDRASKLEDARAPHLEGYNISENEEPFVNTSRLWSRGLMTNVLDKKRRVSFGRGYTGYEVPENDPRIEEYIKKGLYEHLDDKLGSKIKRCLVCSVKTMKHCEKCDTHYCSRACQVKDWPRHQLECERVPALVEEAVDLSSLAIKDEGKKREDQTKEPSANSAQLRRPRTAPMHTESSTNSTNVSASKNSASVNDYTDNAANQRGLPSARYESDAKDAQVKRATDQPAMNTKDISPNPNRSQAFDQINTNTDQSRRNAKSWTPTSANSAYQANRNHVGDVNKSSSPNERFNSGSNMKDRQTYADKRPPYERHEPQNARKPAAHSDRDSNRRSNNVCSNGEVPSDDLAFQKDTYLSKAKFAEVEIVVPLGNGEYWVCRTEDTDARITLMTTLQDVAEQSRNVQPIVGNIYGVLYETIWHRAMVTALNPVRIHFIDFGNEEPLEKGAAIRDIQELSKPARFARKIRLTQSASDRCRKLEYGDKISVRMMSMNPDKTITVEVQGESQAECATKSAPSLSTNVQQKEGGPGAAGQDSAAQPVNVLRVLDNLLSERVLPELEFVGLLQICGPVQSNVYCATLCPYMFTDKLEMILQDLQVECVAMESEFADYKPQLDDCVCGKTKEGWYRGYVPAGSMTPTDLRIISIDEARVVPVEKIMPCPAKFLDICSFGVTCEVTQSTRQLEVGKTYQFTTIIKEHNRAEESLKIDITEVKEDSKDSKGDELVTAVVKPWKPTEAKAQAKSQIPALSELKNGSKICLTNYRNHYFMFGRSLDKEDNEYFHRIMQRVAQAARTAPYLSDSQNIEKSQMVIAPFDDGNCYRAMVTAVQDDKAKIIYVDFGNISEIGVKELQVLPDNLRMERSCAAKIYLKNVPRDVPITKDVDAYLRHLLAEEVSLTCTHDGAPLKDGINLTMPSGESVNDKINQLLQPNWKQEDYDDKTCYMLGDMQIANLGNVGDTVDALVLLIQEDERKYLMLAPIDIDLVTHITEVMPPQMKEFCESTEYYIPRACELCLALYEGAWYRAACLVPEVKKGLAQIFFIDYGNTDPVEHKNIRMMPKDFVEPAAMANMCTIVNLAPTNPDGNYSPAVQQALAELTPMESTVRIKIVDFPESGDYKVELPDIRAALIKQGLVSS; translated from the exons ATGAGCAATATGTATGAAACGGCAAGTGTGGATATGGACATGGCAAATGATACAGATGCGGTAAACATGCCGGTTGTTGATAG AATGGATGTggaatataagatatatgtgAATAACTTGCCACCTGAGTTGAATGAG AATGCTATTGGAGAGGTTTTTGGTCAGTACGGTAGAGTCACCGGACTGTTTCATCCCCCCAACGCTACGTGGGCCTACATCACGTACGGCTCGTTTCGTGAGGCTGAATGCTCTATACGAGAGCTTAATAATAAGAAACCATTATACCTGAGAGTTACACTTGCGAAGGAGAGGTCTTCCAGCAGGGAACAACCGTGCAAAAGTCAACCTCTGCCTCAACCTCGTGCACAAAAGTCCGTAACTTTGGAAGATATAATGAGTGCGATGCAAGATGTTGCTGAGGCAGCGAATGTCAATATAAAACC CAATCCTATGTTGAAATTAAATCACACATTGAGTGCAATACAGAAGGATCGTGCATCTAAACTCGAAGATGCAAGAGCTCCTCACCTAGAAGGATACAATATATCTGAAAATGAGGAACCTTTCGTGAATACAAGTAGATTGTGGTCAAG agGTCTGATGACCAACGTGTTGGATAAAAAGAGACGCGTGTCGTTCGGACGCGGTTACACGGGATACGAAGTTCCGGAGAACGATCCGCGGATCGAGgagtacataaaaaaa gGACTGTACGAGCATCTGGATGACAAGCTTGGTAGCAAAATAAAGAGGTGTCTCGTCTGCTCGGTTAAGACGATGAAACACTGCGAGAAGTGTGACACGCATTACTGCAGCAGAGCGTGCCAAGTGAAGGACTGGCCGCGACATCAGCTCGAGTGCGAGCGCGTACC agCGTTAGTGGAAGAAGCGGTCGATTTGTCGTCGCTGGCGATCAAAGACGAGGGGAAGAAACGTGAGGATCAAACGAAAGAGCCGTCGGCCAACAGCGCCCAGTTACGGCGGCCCCGTACGGCGCCGATGCACACGGAGAGCAGTACGAACAGCACGAACGTGAGCGCGAGCAAGAATAGCGCGAGTGTGAACGATTACACCGATAACGCCGCCAATCAACGTGGACTTCCGTCCGCTCGATACGAGAGTGACGCTAAGGACGCTCAAGTTAAAAGAGCGACGGACCAGCCAGCGATGAATACCAAAGACATTTCCCCAAATCCAAATCGGTCACAGGCGTTCGATCAGATCAATACCAATACCGATCAGTCGAGAAGAAACGCTAAGTCTTGGACACCCACTAGCGCCAATAGCGCCTACCAAGCTAACCGTAATCACGTGGGCGATGTAAATAAAAGTAGCAGTCCTAACGAGAGATTCAACAGCGGCAGCAACATGAAGGACAGACAGACCTACGCCGACAAGAGACCGCCTTACGAGAGGCACGAGCCCCAGAACGCCAGGAAACCCGCGGCGCACAGTGACAGGGACAGCAACAGGCGAAGCAACAATGTTTGCAGCAACGGTGAGGTTCCGAGCGACGACCTGGCCTTCCAGAAGGACACGTACCTGTCGAAAGCGAAGTTCGCGGAGGTGGAGATCGTGGTGCCGTTGGGCAACGGCGAGTACTGGGTCTGCAGGACCGAGGACACGGACGCGCGCATAACTCTCATGACGACGCTGCAGGACGTCGCGGAGCAGTCGCGCAACGTGCAGCCGATCGTCGGCAACATCTACGGCGTGCTGTACGAGACGATCTGGCACCGGGCGATGGTGACGGCGCTGAACCCCGTGCGCATCCACTTCATCGACTTCGGCAACGAGGAGCCGCTGGAGAAGGGCGCGGCGATCAGGGACATCCAGGAGCTGTCGAAACCCGCGAGGTTCGCCAGGAAGATCCGCCTGACGCAGTCGGCAAGCGACAGATGCAGGAAGTTGGAGTACGGCGATAAGATCTCCGTGAGGATGATGTCCATGAACCCCGACAAGACTATCACGGTGGAGGTGCAGGGAGAGTCGCAGGCGGAGTGCGCGACGAAGAGCGCTCCGTCGTTGAGCACCAACGTGCAGCAAAAGGAAGGCGGCCCGGGTGCCGCTGGGCAAGACTCGGCGGCTCAACCCGTCAACGTTTTGAGGGTTCTCGATAACCTGCTGAGCGAGAGGGTGCTTCCCGAGCTGGAATTCGTCGGCCTGCTGCAGATTTGCGGACCCGTGCAGAGCAACGTCTACTGCGCCACTCTGTGCCCATACATGTTCACGGACAAGCTCGAGATGATCTTGCAAGACCTGCAGGTGGAGTGCGTGGCGATGGAGAGCGAGTTCGCGGACTACAA ACCGCAACTAGACGATTGCGTTTGCGGCAAGACGAAGGAGGGCTGGTACAGAGGATACGTTCCGGCAGGTTCTATGACGCCAACCGACTTGCGCATCATATCGATAGACGAGGCGAGAGTTGTGCCAGTGGAGAAGATTATGCCGTGTCCCGCCAAGTTCCTGGATATCTGCTCCTTCGGCGTAACGTGCGAAGTGACCCAATCTACCAGACAATTAGAA GTGGGAAAGACATATCAGTTCACGACGATCATAAAAGAACACAATCGGGCGGAAGAGAGTCTCAAAATAGATATAACGGAGGTAAAGGAGGATTCCAAGGATTCGAAAGGTGACGAGCTAGTAACAGCCGTGGTAAAGCCCTGGAAACCCACGGAGGCGAAAGCCCAGGCGAAGTCGCAAATTCCCGCGTTGTCCGAATTGAAGAATGGATCCAAg ATATGCCTCACGAATTATCGGAACCACTACTTCATGTTCGGCCGCTCGCTGGACAAGGAGGACAACGAGTACTTCCACAGAATTATGCAACGCGTCGCGCAAGCCGCGCGTACAG CGCCGTACCTGTCGGACTCGCAGAATATCGAGAAGTCGCAGATGGTGATCGCGCCGTTCGACGACGGGAATTGTTACCGCGCGATGGTGACGGCCGTGCAGGACGACAAGGCGAAAATAATATACGTCGACTTTGGAAACATAAGCGAGATCGGCGTGAAGGAACTCCAGGTCCTGCCGGACAATTTGAGGATG GAGCGAAGTTGCGCAGCGAAGATTTATTTGAAGAACGTTCCCCGTGACGTGCCGATAACGAAAGACGTGGACGCCTACCTTCGCCACTTGCTGGCCGAGGAGGTATCGTTGACGTGTACGCACGACGGTGCACCGCTGAAGGACGGAATCAATTTAACGATGCCTTCCGGGGAAAGCGTCAATGATAAGATCAATCAGTTACTGCAGCCGAATTGGAAACAAGAAGATTATGATG ACAAGACATGTTACATGCTGGGCGACATGCAAATCGCGAATTTAGGGAACGTAGGCGACACGGTGGACGCGCTGGTGCTGCTCATACAGGAGGACGAGAGGAAATACTTGATGCTAGCGCCGATCGACATCGATCTGGTGACCCACATCACCGAGGTGATGCCTCCGCAG ATGAAAGAGTTTTGCGAGAGCACCGAGTACTACATCCCCCGAGCGTGCGAATTGTGCCTGGCTCTGTACGAGGGGGCGTGGTACCGCGCGGCCTGCCTCGTTCCGGAGGTAAAGAAAGGCCTGGCGCAGATCTTCTTCATTGATTACGGAAACACGGACCCGGTGGAGCATAAGAACATCAGAATGATGCCCAAGGACTTCGTCGAGCCCGCGGCGATGGCGAACATGTGCACCATCGTCA ATCTAGCGCCCACGAACCCCGACGGGAACTATTCGCCCGCGGTGCAGCAGGCGTTGGCGGAACTCACGCCGATGGAGTCAACGGTGAGGATCAAGATCGTCGACTTCCCGGAGAGCGGTGACTATAAAGTCGAGCTGCCCGACATTCGCGCCGCGCTGATTAAGCAGGGCCTCGTGTCGTCATAA